Genomic DNA from Eleutherodactylus coqui strain aEleCoq1 chromosome 8, aEleCoq1.hap1, whole genome shotgun sequence:
TCGTAAATAcgctgcgtaatatgcagtgaatggaacccacTGATTTAAATGATTTAATTTACATCTGcatattttttgccatttttttgtcaTTTGATAAAatacgcatgtcctattttagtgcgtATTACGCCCCGACATaggctatagaagtcaatggacatATTTGTGCATCAAAATAATGGGCCCTTCTGTGtggtttttgcacacacaaatgcaGTGTGTATTTACGTGCACAAATAACCTGCAGAAGGGCCGAAATATGCAGGGAATAGGAGTTCTTCGGTcagcaaatacactgcatattcacTGATCAATATATGCCCATGcctttgtgaatgagcccttgagATCGCTTTAGCTTCAGAGATAAAGACACCTGACATCGCGGGGTGATCTCTTTCCATATATTCTGGGTGCCGGTTGTTTTTTAGGCTGACACCTGGCGACAACAGCGCCGATAAGCTACGCTgctgatcggggctgttaaccctttaaattccccGAGCGATGCCCCTGCCATgccggtgtcatggcagccgggggccttctgaaggccccagggttgtcatggcagaatgcccaccaagccatccccatggggtggcttgatagtctgcctgtcagattgcagtatgatgtaatgctatggtattatatcatgctgcaggagcgatcaaagcatcgcatgttgttgtTCCGCCTGGGGACTAATCAAAAATAAGATAGAGTTTTgctgatttattaaaaaaaaaaagtaataaaagtttaaaaaggaaaccgttttgccatatttataatataatttttaagaaatcaaaaatacatatttggtatccctgcgttcgcaaaagtccaatctatcaaagtaatgtgttATTTAGCcaacacggtgaacgtcgtccgaaaaaacaaATAATGAGATAAATGCGCTTTTTGGTaaccctgtttccaagaaaaaatgctataaaaagtgatcaaaaagtcgtatgtattccaaaatggtaccaacgcaaattaCAGGACGCCCCgtgaaaaatgagccctcgcacaacgatGTCgtcgggaaaataaaaaagctcttgcgcgcagaagatggcggcagaaaattaaaaaaacattaaatatctttgaaaaaaaataaatgtagtacagcaaaaaaaaaaaaaaaactatataagtttggtatcgtattaattgtactaacccacagaataaagttatcatgttgcttttgttgcagtttctcatagaaacaagacgcactgaaagatggcagaatttcatttttttttcccatttctctccacttaaaattttttaaaacgtttttcagtaaattatatggtacattaaatagtacgatTGAAAaaactcatccagcaaaaaacaagccctcatacagcgacgtcgatggataaaggagttatgattttttaaaagggagggaggacaaaaacgaaaatgggggaaaaaaacaataaggctccttcactaaggggttaaaccgctTTCAACTTGTCTAAATTACAAAACAGAGAAATGGGAGTGAAAAATGAATTGTGAAAAATGTATTgggctttaggctgggttcacactaggcgtattatcgtcggaaatcccgcggtttggccgcagccgaaaccgcgagatttctgacgggagaaccgccgcagaaaaacccacggcggctttgaagcggcccggccgctcgctcttccgttgcagccggcgctcctatagaggagagcgcggccgcggcggaagtaaacaataaacagacatgctgcatcctttgaaaccacggctgcggtcgccgcagccgcggtttcagccggtcttaccgcagcggattagccatcccgtgtggacaagatttatgagaaatctcgtccacatggctggctaatcctgagattagcgtccgcaggcggatttgccgcggcaaatccgccctgtgtgaacccacctaAAGCAGTCTTTTTTGCCTACACTCACTTTTGTGGTGTTTATCTCAGATTTAGATAATACAAATATAgaatatcttaaccccttaaggaccagacacctttttttttttttagtggttttatggccaatttttttttttttttttttcgctgccagaattatttttgctgtttttgttttgtgacataaagaacgattttttttttttttttttccccacagaatttttccattgcattttttttcttttttttattaggggtaatgtgtacaagaagcttttttttttttatttacaattttttatttttaaaatgaatacataaataataaatagagatgagcgagtatactcgctaaaggcaattgctcgagcgagcattgcctttagcgagtacctgcccgctcgagacaaaaggttcgggtggcggcagcgggcagagagctgcgggggagagcggggcggatcggagggggagatctctctctccctctcttcccccccaccccgctccctcttgctgactgccgctactcaccgctcccccgcaccggcacccgaacctttcgtctcgagcgagcagatactcgctaagggcaatgctcgctcgagcaattgcctttagcgagtatactcgctcatctctaataataaaataaagtacaggaatgggttcccaattttgttttaaacatttttatatgtCATTTTGTATAGCCTCAGATCACAGGGCAGCTGTGGCAATGGTTTAGGTTGGTGTGGGCGCagggttgtttttctttttatatatatatatatatgtatgtattctgTCTTGGCATGTTTATGGCATTTGGTCCTTATTGGATGAAAGTGGTTATCCCAGGGACTGTGCATTTTTACAAAGCTGCCCTATTGTAGAAACCTAACAAAAGCCATACTCTCCACCCTGGTCCCCGCTGCCTTTTACTTCCAGGTGCTGAAAGAAGCCATCTCAATACTAAGTCACGTGATCACTCTAGCTAGATTGGCTGTAAAGATCACATGGCCCTGGTGTCGGTGATATTGGACCAGAAGCTGCAGGAGTGGCAAGTATGGCTTTCTATGGTATATCGGGtggcattgtaaaaaaaaatgcatagcccatggataacccctttaagcttatggTTTAGTAAGAGAATATGTGTAAACTCCATGTATTGACCTTCTTTCATCTTCTCCATACTAGATACAAGTACGAGTTCTGCCCTTTTCACAATGTTACTCAGCATGAGCAGACCTTCCGCTGGAACGCTTACAGTGGGATTTTAGGGTAAGTGTGGAAACTTATTAAAGGGTTATCCCTATCTTATCAAGTAATGTCACTTTATGATCAGGGTGCGAGCTCTGGGAGCACCACTAATCCTGGAGAGGCCCtgtggctagtctagcactgcaGCCCTTCTAAAGAAGACAAAAACTTTCCTTTGAAAGGTTTTCCTTCTGATGAACCAGATTTGACTGTATGAATACACTTTACCTTCCTTGATATATTAAATACTAAGGCTACTTCTGTTCTGTTTTAGGATATGGCAAGAGTGGGAGATAGAGAACAACACATTCACAATCATGTGGATGAGATCAGGAGATTCTTGTGGAGGCATGAACCGACAAACAAAGGTTTACATGAATTCTTTGTGGCTTATTCAGTAATGTCTTctaggggcccttttacacgggctgattccTGCACTTTGAGAAGCGTCGATCCATAAGATCAGTGCTAGTTTAGATGGCTTTTACATAGGCTGATGCTGTCTGTATGGGGGAAGGACAGTCGTTTATAAGGTTGGGatatcgaaaaccgatatatcgctgatgctttggcgatactttgcatcgatattgttatgtccaatatatcggtaacatcgatagtttaaggcgttATATCGATCTTTGTAAGgaagaaacgtgtcttgtggtccggtgaccagattttcttcctttacattctgccctttcctttgtgttgtacaggatgtagttttgctcgaggcactatTGAACTTACAAACAAGTTCTAGAagcttttggaaagtgtgaggtgactttGTTACCAATAAGGTTTGCagcaggcaaaacgactctcagaaacaggggggtcttcggccccttttccacatgcgttcatcgcgttagacgcaggctctgaacgcttgtgtctaacatggtggctgtgggcaatgctttctaaatgaaagcattttcaCATGCCGATaaagggctgcgctgaacgcacgaaggtcgcgtccagTAAAAAAGATGCGACATGTTGTGAGTTCAGTgtctaacgcgaacgcagtgcccatagaaaagatgggACACCCATCTAATGCAATTACTATTGCGTTCGGGGTGCTGCGTTCGCGTTATCAGGCCCTGCGTTGTTTagaagttgccatggagaccgttggtctctcagcggcaacttgaaaaaatgcagggcacacagctccacaaacacacagagatcatgtGATTATGATGAGCCAagaaattaatatttcttggctctTTAGATAACAATTATTGGGAccaatgataaaaaacttcttttttttaatatactttttaaTTACCATATATAATTACCAAATATACCATATTTAAttttaattaccatatatactcgagtataagcctagtttttaagcacttttttttgtgctgaaaaagcccccctcggcttatactcgagtcaggaaagtgtttaaaaaaaaaaaaaaaccacacctctatactcccctcccagccggcgtctgtgtccccagcggtggttcggcaagctgcttgaattcctgtgttcccagCGGCGATGCCGTAAGCTGcctgaattctccctgctgtcatcccccgctgtacTCTCcactcggctctgtcatcccccgccatcaacgctgtgattggatcgagcgccagccaatcagtgaatgacattgaatgatcgagcgccagctgtgattggctggcattcAATCCAATCATAGCGCTAACTTACACAGAactgacagagatgacagagccgagcagagaggacagcggggagaattcaagcagcttgccatacAGACACAGATGCCGACTGGGAGGCGAGTatgagttttttgggtttttttttacccagtatgtAGTtgagtatagctcagcttatactcgagtcaataagttttcccagttttttgtggtaaaacttattgactcggcttatactcgggtcggctaatactcgagtatatacggtatatgtttcatctgtaattttttattttcatttgtaactttaatatattttcatgttattattagttttaaattaataaattcaacagtttaaagttttaaaagaaaactatcatttctttgttgattgtgttgctttattaaccctggacctgttttttattttatacagcatttaaaaaagtcgatatattGATAGTTTTCCACTGATATTTTACAAttatcgatagtttgttcagcgatagtcgatactatcgatatttgtgtcgatgtcccaaccttagtcgTTCATACAGCAGCATAGATGAGTCGATCAGAGGACTATCGCGCTGTTGATCATTATTGAGCTGATCTGGGACACTTTCATACAGTCCAGTGATCAGACGAATAAACGTTCCTACTAATGTTTGTGCCCAATCATTAAGCCGTATAAAAGGACCTTCACCCTCAATAGACTGCACTACAGATAAGTACAATCTGAGCCTGCAACATCAAGGACTGGTTTACTTTGAGGCATTTCATGTAGCAGCTGTCTGTGCTGTAATATTGTTTGTATTAATCGTAGGTTATATATCGGATACAATATGTTATTATAAGGAGGCTGTTACTGACTCTCGGGACTAGTAGTTCAACAGTCAGTCACTTCCTAAAGCAAGTGATGATGTTAGCTACACAGCTGTCACATATATAAATACCAAATTTTTTAGACTGAGGCTCCTCCAGATTTAGAGGACATTTTTAACTAAGACTTGTAAACCCACAGGCAATAAAATCACAGGCAGTAGCACTAGAGAGGTTAATATAGTTTATCTCTGGTGGAATAAGAGAACACCAGCACCTCTAGTAGTCTAGGGAATAAAAAGGGTAAATGCTAGCAATTATGGTGACCTAATATCATCATAAACACCAGCTTCCTTGTAGTGGAGGGGTGACTACCAGCAATTCCTAATGGTCTAGGATAGCGGAGGGGTAAATGCCAGCATCCCTAGTGGTCTAGGATAGCAGAAGGGTGCATGCCAGCATCCCTAGTGGTCTAGGATAGTGAAGGATTGAATGCCAGCATGCCTAGTGGTCCAGGATAGTGGAGGGGTGAATGCCAGCATGCCTAGTGGTCTAGGATAGTGGAGGGGTGAATGCCAGCATGCCTAGCGGTCTAGGATAGTGAAGGATTGAATGCCAGCATGCCTAGCGGTCTAGGATAGTGGAGGGGTGAATGCCAGCATGCCTAGTGGTCTAGGATAGTGGAGGGGTGAATGCCAGCATGCCTAGCGGTCTAGGATAGTGGAGGGGTGAATGCCAGCATCCCTAGTGGTCCAGAATAGTGAATGCTACCATTCCTAGTAATTTAAAGGTTATTACCTGTCCTCAGCAACCCAGTGCTGCAGCTCTACTATTCCCCATACCCctgttgacagtggaagtcagttGACAGCTGCTTGTCAGTCAGAGGCTGCACCATCTCTGAGTTCTCCTGTCGCGCACATCCAAGAATGCGACCTCtaattggcaggcagcagtcacctgaatTCCACTGTCAACAGAACCCGGAGAGTTCGCCGGCACAGGTAAGAACCTTTGTGTTAGAATTACTCTTTAAAATCAGAGCCAAAAAGGTTAAAataataactggacaaccccttacgATAGTGGAGGAGTGAATGCCAACatgcctggtggtctagggtggtGCATGGGTTAATACCTGGTGTCCAGTGTTCTTggacctcattaaaggggttgtctcgtgagatcaagtggggttcagcacttctgtatggccatattaatgcactttgtaatgtacatcgtgcattaattatgagccatacagaagttattcacttacctgttccgttgctagcgtccccgtcgccatggtgccgtctaatttcagcatctaatcgcccgattagacgcgcttgcgcagtccggtcttctccctggtgaatggggccgctcatgctggagagctggtcctcgtagctccgccccgtcacatgtgccgattccagccaatcaggaggctggaatcggcaatggaccgcacagagcccacggtgcaccatgggagaagacccgcggtgcatcgtgggtgaagatcccggcggccatcttggtaaaggaagaaagaagtcgccgcagcgcggggattcgggtaagtaataaacttgttttttttaaacccatcccttgggtttgtctcgtgccgaacagggggcctattgaatttaaaaaaaacccgtttcggcgtgagacaacccctttaagtcatgagGAAAGCTGAACGCACCTACCGTTTAACTTGTATGGAGCTCTTATTAATACGGACTAGCATAATCTGAGTGTCTGGTGACTCTCATCCTACTTTCCATACGTATTACCTAATGTTGCCACAGGTTCATCTGGTTTGTGGAAAAAAAGACAAGTTGGCTGCGGTATCGGAGCCGAGCACCTGCGTCTACTCGATGACATTTGAAACCCCATTGGTCTGCCACCCACACTCACTACTAGGTAAATCCCTTTAATCTAGCAGCAGCTTCTCCTGTTGTTCAGAGGCCGGCATTAACGGTTGCTCTTATGATTGCAGTCTACCCTACTCTCGGAGAAGCATTGAGAAGACAGTGGGATGCAGCTGAGCAGTCTTTATATGATGAGCTTATTACTGAACAGGTACGGATGTATACAAGCCTCCGGCTTACCCGTAGAACATGTGAATAGGACTTTGTGGCTACACAGATTATCTTTAGGAATAATCAAGCAGATTGCTCAGCTATTTTCACGCTTGCTGCACAGGGATACAAGAAATTGCTTCAAGACATATTTCGAGAAGCCGGATACTTGAAAAAAACCTCGGAGAATGAAAGTGATGCAAAGCCAAAGCAGGCTCTGTCTAAGGGGTTTGAGTCATTGGAGCAGTGTACTAAGGTAGGTACATGAGTACTTGTGCGGCCTGGGCAATGGGTGTATAATGGATGACTCGAAGAGCATCGTCAACCAATAGATTTTGCAAAATCACTTCATCGAACCAGATGGTAATTGgggggaagatcagaagcaatgtcacaAATTCAAGCATGTCTGGGACAAGCCACATTATGAGAGGCCTATTGCAAATTCGACGTGTGACCCCAAAGTACAACATAACATCAAGTGAGCAAATTTTTTGTGGGTAGTTTCAGCgttaatccacattagaatgggcaAAGGCAGCAATCTTGAGTGACTTCTTACATTGACAACCTTGTagggtttttttcatgcaacagCGACAatagagagtatacagagaatggtgtgaaaaACATACAGCCAAAGGAGATTCCGCGGATATAAGCAGCTGATcgtcaaaaggggtcagaggaggagttCAAAAATCGTTCTGAAGAACAGGCGGTGAACAATCAAGAGCCACCAAATtgaatgctggtgctccaactaacgtgtctgaacgTATGACTCCTCTTTTCTTAGCACGGATGAGCAGATGACCAGTTTcagcgccattgctgtctaagagaaacggaaagacaagactccagtgggcaaaagagtgcaaaaattggatcattgAGTAGTGGAAAAAAGATTGCCTAGTAAGATGaagccagatttctgttgcaccgtgctgatgggacgtcagaatttggcacaagcagcgtgaattgatgacccccttcctgtcatctgttcagaaCATTATTACCCCTGTTAAAACACATCAACGTCAAGatgcttcctgtccacatgggccaatgtTCCTGCAGAttgatttcatcacctagtggaatctatgcaccATGAATTGATGCGCTTGTGAAGgctaaaggaggtccaacgtgctaccagatagggggctctaataaagtggtcattcagtgtacatCTGCTTGGTGGCATTGGTTTTGTGTAGGTGGCATTGAATGCACATTCTGAATAGTTAGATGGATTATACGGTTTATCTTTCAGTCTCACACGGAATTGTCTGAGGAAATAAAGAGACTCCAGGGCATTTTAGAGAGACATGGCATTTCTTATCACAAAAATGGTAAGCAAACCAACTTGAATTGAGTGAATGTACAGTAATGTGTGTTTAACAGtgcataatgtgattgttcccagcaagagaatccaagtaatcttgtagatatgatacctttttaatagctaacaaaaatacatgatgttaatgcaagctttcaaaccaCTCGGGGTCCTTCCTCAgaaataatgaaatagatccgaagaggcatgcatctaTATACATGCATTAACATACCATATTTTCAGTCTCCCCTTCCCTTCTCAGTCAGATCACAGAGAAACTGCTGCTGCATCCCTGTCTACTATTAGTATTGCAGTAGATGCATTTTGAAGGAATTGAAACTTCTGACCATTTATAGGGCTTGTAAACTAGAAAATGGAAGGGCTTGCCTTCGACTCAAAGACGGTGGAGATGAGGATATaccaatgtagcaaagtttaaattGACCTTTGACATAtttagataactttctgtgctacGGTTTGTTTACCCTTTCAAAGGCTTTGATGCGTTAAGACACTTGTCGCAGAAAGTTGTCACAGTCAAGTTaatttttgctacatctgtaactctTCCCTGATAAGATATGGTTCATAATTCCATTATAATTCCTAGATCCTTGCTGGATATGTCTTTCTTTGGAAAATATATACTTCAGCCTATTTGCTATATGTAATCTGTCTCCCTTCAGGATCACTTAATACAGAACTACAGCCTACGCCGAGAGGTGAAGAGAAATATCACCTACGTGGAGATACTGGAGATCGAGACGAACATTAGCACCAAACATGCAGTACTAAAGGAGGACATTTAGAGGGGCGATTCTTTTTTTCAGACCAAAGAGCATAAAGATCTTGTTTAAATGGCTTCTAAACTTTCTTCGTCGTATGAAAGAACAATGGCTGCCTCTGGAACGTAATCCTTGTTTCTATATTCCACCCGTTTCCATGAATGTAGCCAGCATGGATGTCGTCTTTGTGGTATCCACGGCCACATTCAATGCGTAAGAGTTGACCAACCGCCCTTAAGTGATACCTGTACAAGGCAGAGCTATTCATTGCAGAGAGCGATTTCTACAATGAAGCTGGTGCTGGATGAGCGTGGGATAAATGGCAGAATACTTCTATATTGTTACTTGGATTTGGAAGTAATGGGAATGTGGAGGTTCACTTTAATGATCAGGTATATGTGAGCAGGCTGCGTTTTGAGCCTTTTGTCTACATTTGTTGACCGCAGATAGTGATCCTAAAAGCAATGAATTTGAAGACCCTAAAAACAGGCATGTGAGGAAGTTGCAGAAATTTTCATTATGTACTGATTAAAGTGGTATTCTGGGACTTCTTCCACttgtagtattgatgacctatctactcaggataggatatcaatagttgatcggcaaggGTCTGCCACTAGAGACTCCTGGCAATTAGCTGATATCAGGCCTGCATTCATTGCAGCCAAGTACTCCTTTAGCGTAAGTTCACACATAGCaggtttggtgcagatctgcaatagACTTCACCTCAAAGgttgaaatctgttgcagatttgcgacaaaatatgcaccaattggtgcggatctgcaccaaagtccgccatgtgtgaacgtaTTCTTTAAGAGTTTGTCccgttactggacaaccccttttcaataggaccccctgtgGGAAAATAAGAGCGAGATACTTGCCCCTCTGCAGCCGCCAGGAACCAACGCTGCAGCTTACTCGCTGCGGTCCTGCAGATTCCAGTCCTAaaagatgtcacaggaaatcaggtgaccgctgcagcctctaattggccgttctcctggcatcggcgctcACATTCTGCGTACAATGATGCCACAAGTTGATGAACGTGATGCTGAAGCtggtttgtgattttttttttttttttttattttattttatttatttatttgttttttgtgaCCTCATCTGTCACAACTAACGCCAGCACCACAGCAGGTTGCAGCGCTCGATCTCTGCGTCCATGGAAGGACAAGtatttctgtttattattttcacacaaggaacCCAATTGAAAATGGGTTGTCCactaattggacaaccccttttatagtAGCATTGCTATTTATTGTGTATCTTTATTATTGAGGATCCAATGACCCGTTTGCAGAGTTACAGCTGCTGCACTTTCTGTACAGCTCAGTGGAGAGTGATATGGGTGTTATAGAGCAAGCAGTGCTCAGCTCATTCCCCAACTCCTATAGACTTCAATGAAGAAAGCCATTGTAAACAAGGCACGCTCttcattgacttgtatggagagAATGGTGGCCAGCAACGGTCAACTTGGGGTCATTGACAGCCCTTATTCTCCTGCTAGGTGAGGGTCCTAGAGCTGAGACTTGAACTAGTGgaaatttatggcatatcctgtactTTTAAAGGGTATTTCCAGCCAAATCATTTATGGATAAAGGTGGTATTCCAGTTCTACAGTGTTTTTTAAAGCTTTCtctactggatgggtgaaaactaatAGATCAGTGCGGTTCCGACCACTAGGGCCCCCAATGaacctgagaacaggggtccagttTCCCCTATCAGTGCTGCAGCCCCCGcagggaggagattgaatggagcacagGTTACGTTTGTTCATTACTGCTCcgttcattttcagtgggactgccagagatagctgcgtatacagtgctcagctatttctgtcaCTCCCATCGAAATTACTCAAGAAGGAGCTGCGCAGGTGTGACCAACGTGCCTTTCTATCACATCACTGCTTGTGGGAGAAGCCACCCAAAAGTAAGCACAGGGAAAATGGCATCCCCTTTCTTGGGACCATGGGGTTCCCAGCattcagactcccactgatctataAGTTGATGGTTCTAAAATTGATAAAAACATCCCATAATCGgcatacccctttaagcttcaaaTACATAAatctttattatatatacagatTTGACTCACATTATTATGACTAGCAGCTAATATTTAGAGTAACcagtgtgtgctgcatggacagCATGTAGATGGGCTGACAGTGACTcaataaggtgctggtaggttgtcaCAGGTAGCTTGAGCTATGCAGTGCATCCCACGGTTGCTGGAGGGGGTGGTTCCATAAAGCGAGCATGACGATTGAGGCGGTCCCACAAATGCttaattgggttcaagtctggggaattagggAGCCGGGAGAATACTTAGAAATCTTGCTTGGGCTCTTCCAACCATAGTTGGACATTTCTAGGCATGAGATGTTGCATTGTGTTGTTGGAAGATCCCAAGATCAGAGAAGGCAAGCAGCATGTATGGGTGTCCGTGATCTGCAAGAACGGATTCATAACCAAATCTGCTCAGAGTGCCCTCCACATGGATGAGCAgcccagagaatgccacaaaaatgtttcCCAGAGTGTAACGCTGCCGCCACTGGCTTCTGTTTTTCCAGCAATAGTTACAGTGTTTGTTCTCTGACGTTTCTCACCTGACAAGCCAACGTCCATCTGTTCGATGACGCAAAAAACGTGTCTCATCggagaaggcaaccctttgccaatctGTGGTGCAAATTGAAGCCATTTTTCCAATGCAGCTTTGTTAGTATATTTGCAGTGACCAATCATCTCTTTCGAAGCCCCATACACAGTAGGGTTCACTTAACTTTTGTTTTAGACACATGACTGGGAGCCCTTCGGTttattttcatggtgagctgctccactgtagtGTATCAGTTGGCCCTTGTGCATCTTTGTAGCCGATGTTCACCTCTTACATCAATGGCAGGTGGTCCTCCGCCGTTTCCATGTCGATTCTTCTCAGTGGTGCCGTTTGTCCGCTTACGATACACTTTCATCACAGCAGCACACAAACAGTTAAACTGCGCTGCTTGAGAAATACTGCCACCGCTGCCCCAAGTTAGTGATAGGTGAACATACAGCCTATCGCACACCTTATACACCCACCAAGCCAGCCCACGCCATGTCCCTTCCTTCATGGGCTACATGCTCCTGATGTCAACAGTAGGAAGtgctcataataatgtgactcggcTGTGTAGAAGCATGAGTGTCTCTGTGTACAATGCTATTGCTGGCTGACAATCGTACAT
This window encodes:
- the GNPTG gene encoding N-acetylglucosamine-1-phosphotransferase subunit gamma; the protein is MASCLWLFLYLVCDAAATKMKIVEEPNTFGLNNPFLAQTNKLQPRTEPSPISGPPHLFRLAGRCFSFIESTYKYEFCPFHNVTQHEQTFRWNAYSGILGIWQEWEIENNTFTIMWMRSGDSCGGMNRQTKVHLVCGKKDKLAAVSEPSTCVYSMTFETPLVCHPHSLLVYPTLGEALRRQWDAAEQSLYDELITEQGYKKLLQDIFREAGYLKKTSENESDAKPKQALSKGFESLEQCTKSHTELSEEIKRLQGILERHGISYHKNGSLNTELQPTPRGEEKYHLRGDTGDRDEH